In one window of Terriglobia bacterium DNA:
- a CDS encoding CarD family transcriptional regulator: MAFQIGEKVVYPNQGVGIIEQISTRNLTGQPEMFYLLKLNSSSLRVMVPISNVGNVGLRKVVRGKDVNSILEFLRKGQCKTQQDWKGRFKENSEKMRSGSLQQVAEVFKSLLVLSQGKSLSFREKKMFDRAWQLLVDEIAVARSTARDTIEAELVQAFTRSNLKLQLPS; the protein is encoded by the coding sequence TGGCATTTCAAATAGGCGAAAAAGTAGTCTATCCCAATCAGGGAGTAGGGATTATCGAACAGATATCAACGCGAAACCTGACCGGCCAGCCCGAAATGTTCTACCTCTTAAAGTTAAACTCCAGCAGCCTTCGAGTCATGGTGCCGATCAGCAACGTGGGCAACGTGGGCTTGAGGAAGGTTGTGCGTGGGAAGGATGTCAACTCCATCCTCGAGTTCCTTCGCAAGGGCCAGTGCAAAACCCAGCAGGACTGGAAGGGGCGCTTCAAGGAAAATTCCGAGAAGATGCGGAGCGGTTCATTGCAGCAGGTGGCGGAAGTCTTCAAAAGCCTGCTTGTTTTGAGCCAGGGTAAATCCCTTTCATTCCGAGAGAAGAAAATGTTTGACCGAGCCTGGCAACTGCTGGTGGATGAAATTGCAGTTGCCCGGAGTACAGCACGAGATACGATTGAAGCAGAACTGGTCCAGGCTTTCACCCGGTCGAACTTGAAGCTCCAGCTTCCAAGTTGA